In a single window of the Methanofollis ethanolicus genome:
- a CDS encoding SOS response-associated peptidase, producing MRRYPAMCGRFTIATPERIGVRFGAEGDGSLKRPRYNAAPGQVLPIVTGDGKRRILPARWGFPGTPLIVNARAEDLSERPVFARLLDGGRCLVPATGFYEWDALKRPFYFTLKEEPLFAFAGLYDRGSFVIVTTDANVLVAQVHSRMPAVLGQEREAAWLAGDDPAGLFGPVPAETMTVAPVGSRVNDPANDDPSLIAPLAQTRWW from the coding sequence ATGCGCCGATACCCGGCCATGTGCGGACGCTTCACCATCGCCACGCCCGAGAGGATAGGCGTGCGTTTCGGCGCGGAGGGAGATGGATCCCTGAAAAGACCGCGCTACAATGCCGCGCCCGGCCAGGTACTCCCCATCGTTACGGGGGACGGGAAGCGGCGTATCCTCCCTGCTCGCTGGGGGTTTCCGGGCACGCCCCTGATCGTTAATGCCCGCGCCGAGGACCTCTCCGAAAGGCCGGTCTTCGCCCGCCTCCTCGACGGCGGGCGGTGCCTTGTCCCGGCCACCGGTTTCTACGAGTGGGACGCCCTGAAGAGGCCTTTCTATTTCACCTTGAAAGAGGAACCCCTCTTCGCCTTCGCGGGGCTGTACGATCGGGGGTCGTTCGTCATCGTCACGACGGACGCGAACGTGCTCGTGGCGCAGGTCCACTCCCGCATGCCCGCGGTCCTGGGGCAGGAGAGGGAGGCGGCATGGCTTGCCGGGGACGACCCGGCCGGACTCTTCGGGCCCGTCCCGGCGGAGACGATGACCGTGGCCCCTGTGGGAAGCAGGGTCAATGACCCGGCAAACGACGACCCCTCCCTCATCGCACCCCTGGCACAGACGCGGTGGTGGTGA
- a CDS encoding DUF2115 domain-containing protein, whose amino-acid sequence MPAWLSGILKRKDVTAATGGTDLSRMWEEVLAPAGRERGRAAIAPGEIEATCAALGAARTKADLLATVAGALALYSITDIEAMVRNFERKTEVLDPAYRRRLIPKVREETVGAYHDILLLCREEEAPEGQVAADLPAYAAMVAEACRTREGAGKPADLLFLTYLLAAFTMYVRGRPAHPPGTPFPGGLEVYEEGGEYYCPVREKEGDVPYSICPFCPARQDTGSRTLHGAGAGERIEKRGILEESRRNYHG is encoded by the coding sequence GTGCCTGCATGGCTCTCAGGCATCCTGAAGCGAAAAGACGTGACCGCTGCCACCGGAGGGACCGACCTGTCCCGCATGTGGGAGGAGGTGCTCGCGCCTGCCGGGCGAGAGCGGGGCAGGGCCGCGATCGCCCCCGGCGAGATCGAGGCGACCTGCGCCGCGCTCGGCGCCGCCCGGACAAAGGCCGACCTGCTTGCGACAGTCGCCGGGGCGCTCGCCCTGTACTCGATTACCGATATCGAGGCGATGGTGCGGAACTTCGAGAGGAAGACAGAGGTGCTCGACCCTGCCTACCGCCGCCGCCTCATACCGAAGGTGCGGGAGGAGACTGTCGGGGCATACCACGACATCCTCCTCCTCTGCAGGGAGGAGGAGGCGCCCGAGGGACAGGTCGCGGCCGACCTCCCTGCCTATGCGGCGATGGTCGCTGAAGCCTGCCGGACGAGGGAAGGAGCCGGAAAACCGGCCGACCTCCTCTTTCTCACCTATCTCCTCGCCGCATTCACGATGTACGTCCGCGGCCGTCCGGCGCACCCGCCCGGCACTCCCTTCCCCGGCGGCCTTGAGGTCTACGAGGAGGGCGGGGAGTACTATTGCCCTGTGCGGGAGAAGGAGGGGGATGTCCCCTACTCGATCTGCCCCTTCTGCCCGGCGCGGCAGGACACCGGCAGCCGCACCCTCCACGGCGCCGGTGCCGGGGAGAGGATAGAAAAAAGAGGGATCCTCGAAGAGTCACGCCGGAACTACCACGGGTGA
- a CDS encoding Glu/Leu/Phe/Val family dehydrogenase translates to MTEINLFETVKGHICQCAYDLRLAPDVEAILKTPMREFNFSIPVRMDTGRIRTFQAFRVQYNDARGPTKGGIRFHPDETIDTIRGLAALMAWKCALFSLPLGGAKGGIVCNPKVLSEGELERLSRGYIMGVSRIIGPHTDIPAPDVYTGPKVMAWMMDEYSRIVGRTTFGVITGKPLSVGGSEGRDDATARGGWYVVAEAAEDAGIDLRGATVAVQGFGNVGTHAAVLGQYLAGVRVVAVSDSKGGVLNRNGLEVRRLEEHKERTGSVRDFPGAENITNEELLALDVDILIPAALENTITAENAPQVRAKIVAEFANGPVTTDAEAVLKEKGIVIVPDILCNAGGAVVSYYEMVQNLSMDHWNAAEVDRRLKTMMTSTYHAVHETAQKKNFTLRQAAYTIAVRNVVEAMVARGWV, encoded by the coding sequence ATGACCGAGATCAACCTCTTTGAGACTGTCAAGGGGCACATCTGCCAGTGCGCCTATGACCTCCGCCTTGCCCCGGATGTCGAGGCGATCCTGAAGACGCCGATGCGAGAGTTCAACTTCTCCATCCCAGTCAGGATGGACACCGGCCGGATCAGGACATTCCAGGCATTCAGGGTCCAGTACAACGACGCACGCGGGCCGACGAAAGGGGGGATACGCTTCCACCCGGACGAGACGATCGACACGATACGCGGTCTCGCGGCACTGATGGCCTGGAAATGCGCTCTCTTCAGCCTACCTCTCGGCGGTGCGAAGGGCGGGATCGTCTGCAACCCGAAGGTCCTCTCGGAGGGAGAACTCGAACGGTTGAGCAGGGGGTATATCATGGGAGTTTCCCGGATCATCGGGCCGCACACCGACATCCCGGCCCCGGACGTCTACACCGGTCCAAAAGTCATGGCCTGGATGATGGACGAATACTCGCGGATCGTCGGAAGGACGACCTTCGGGGTGATCACCGGCAAACCCCTCTCCGTCGGGGGGTCGGAAGGGCGGGACGACGCCACGGCGCGGGGCGGGTGGTACGTCGTCGCCGAGGCGGCAGAGGACGCGGGCATCGACCTCCGCGGGGCGACCGTGGCGGTTCAGGGTTTCGGGAACGTCGGCACCCATGCGGCCGTCCTCGGCCAGTACCTCGCCGGCGTGCGGGTGGTGGCGGTGAGCGACAGCAAAGGCGGCGTCCTGAACAGGAACGGCCTTGAGGTGAGGAGGCTCGAAGAGCACAAGGAGAGGACAGGGAGCGTCAGGGACTTTCCCGGTGCGGAGAATATCACCAACGAGGAACTCCTCGCCCTCGACGTGGACATCCTCATCCCCGCAGCACTGGAGAACACGATAACTGCCGAGAACGCACCACAGGTCAGGGCAAAGATCGTTGCGGAGTTTGCGAACGGCCCGGTCACCACCGACGCCGAAGCGGTCCTCAAGGAGAAAGGGATCGTGATCGTCCCCGACATCCTCTGCAACGCAGGCGGGGCCGTGGTCTCCTACTATGAGATGGTCCAGAACCTCAGCATGGACCACTGGAACGCCGCAGAGGTGGACAGGAGGCTGAAGACGATGATGACCTCCACCTATCACGCGGTCCACGAGACCGCCCAGAAGAAGAACTTCACCCTCAGGCAGGCGGCGTACACCATCGCCGTCCGCAATGTCGTCGAGGCGATGGTCGCGCGGGGGTGGGTCTGA
- a CDS encoding YigZ family protein has product MRECAAVKYEVKKSRFYAHLYEIDDPSDLDGILAAHGKEYRNAAHHCAAVRFRDGAVPVESFKNDREVGHPGKALLEVLKKYFLDSHALVVSRVFGGIKLGPGGVTRAFRDAGEGAAARYVER; this is encoded by the coding sequence ATGCGGGAATGTGCGGCAGTCAAGTACGAGGTAAAGAAGTCACGTTTTTACGCGCACCTCTACGAGATCGACGATCCTTCGGACCTTGACGGCATCCTTGCGGCCCACGGGAAGGAATACCGGAATGCCGCCCACCACTGTGCGGCCGTCAGGTTTCGGGACGGTGCCGTCCCTGTCGAGTCCTTCAAGAACGACCGTGAGGTGGGGCATCCGGGCAAGGCCCTCCTCGAAGTCCTGAAAAAGTATTTCCTCGACAGTCATGCCCTCGTCGTCTCCCGGGTCTTCGGCGGGATCAAACTCGGCCCCGGCGGCGTGACGCGGGCCTTCAGGGACGCGGGGGAGGGGGCGGCGGCGCGGTATGTCGAGCGGTGA
- a CDS encoding aldehyde dehydrogenase family protein, producing the protein MMKQKITYVSLESDESMHQFYEAALAEIERTLGHRHPLYIGGKEFAPVDEFVVRSPIDRDIVIGHFQKAGKNEAEAAIRVAKGAFPAWSRTDPEERVETIGRVADILEEEIFALAALITLEAGKTRTEAVAEVGEAIDMIRYHCLVYDRANSFVFRMTPEVRGGMNYSVMRPHGVWAVISPFNFPLDLAAGMASAALLTGNTIVMKPSSAAPLSCIRLYEAFEEAGVPPGAVNLVTGPGATFGEVVTTHPDVDGIAFTGSHEAGMWLQRAFAVKQHYPKPVITEMGGKNPCIVTEKADLEKAADGVVRAAFGYGGQKCSATSRLYIQESVVEEFGRALIRRTADLVVGDPRRRDTFFGPLISAHALRTYEDAVALCRQDGGHILTGGEVLRDGDLARGYYVRPTIAAGLPQDHPLMKKELFVPFLCARTFTTLEEALVLANDTEYGLTAGLFSEDEDEVRSFFDTIRAGVCYANREGGATTGAWPGYQSFGGWMASGSTGKGVGGPYYLLSFLREQARTSL; encoded by the coding sequence ATGATGAAACAGAAGATTACCTATGTATCCCTTGAATCGGACGAGAGCATGCACCAGTTCTATGAGGCAGCGCTCGCAGAGATCGAACGCACCCTCGGCCACCGCCACCCGCTCTATATCGGGGGCAAGGAGTTCGCCCCTGTCGACGAGTTCGTGGTGCGCTCGCCCATCGACCGGGACATCGTGATCGGCCACTTCCAGAAGGCAGGAAAAAACGAGGCCGAAGCCGCGATCAGGGTCGCGAAAGGGGCCTTCCCGGCATGGAGCCGGACCGATCCCGAGGAGCGTGTCGAGACCATCGGGCGCGTTGCCGACATCCTGGAGGAGGAGATCTTCGCCCTTGCGGCCCTGATCACCCTTGAGGCCGGGAAGACGCGGACCGAAGCCGTCGCCGAGGTCGGCGAGGCGATCGACATGATCCGGTACCACTGTCTGGTCTACGACAGGGCCAACAGTTTCGTCTTCAGGATGACGCCCGAGGTGCGGGGCGGCATGAACTACAGCGTGATGAGGCCCCACGGCGTCTGGGCCGTCATATCGCCCTTCAACTTCCCGCTCGACCTTGCGGCCGGGATGGCGTCTGCGGCCCTGCTCACCGGGAACACCATCGTCATGAAGCCTTCGAGCGCCGCGCCTCTCTCCTGCATCAGGCTGTACGAGGCATTCGAGGAGGCTGGCGTCCCGCCGGGCGCCGTCAACCTCGTCACCGGACCGGGCGCCACCTTCGGCGAGGTCGTCACCACCCACCCCGACGTCGACGGCATCGCCTTCACCGGGTCGCATGAGGCCGGGATGTGGCTTCAGCGCGCCTTCGCCGTGAAGCAGCACTACCCGAAACCCGTGATCACCGAGATGGGGGGGAAAAACCCCTGCATCGTCACGGAGAAGGCTGACCTTGAGAAGGCCGCTGATGGAGTGGTGCGGGCCGCCTTCGGCTATGGCGGGCAGAAGTGCAGCGCCACGTCGCGTCTCTATATCCAGGAGAGCGTCGTCGAGGAGTTCGGCCGGGCGCTGATCCGGCGGACGGCAGACCTGGTGGTCGGCGACCCGCGGCGGCGGGACACTTTCTTCGGGCCGCTCATCTCGGCCCATGCCCTGCGGACCTACGAGGACGCCGTCGCACTCTGCAGGCAGGACGGCGGGCACATCCTCACCGGTGGCGAGGTGCTCCGCGACGGCGACCTGGCCCGGGGCTATTATGTGCGCCCGACCATCGCTGCCGGCCTCCCGCAGGACCACCCGCTGATGAAAAAAGAACTCTTCGTGCCCTTCCTCTGCGCCCGCACCTTCACGACGCTTGAGGAGGCCCTTGTCCTCGCCAATGACACGGAGTACGGCCTGACAGCCGGTCTCTTCTCCGAAGACGAGGACGAGGTGAGATCCTTCTTCGACACCATCCGTGCGGGCGTCTGCTATGCGAACAGAGAGGGCGGGGCGACGACCGGCGCCTGGCCGGGGTACCAGTCCTTCGGCGGGTGGATGGCGAGTGGTTCGACCGGCAAAGGGGTGGGAGGGCCGTACTATCTCCTCTCCTTCCTCAGGGAGCAGGCACGGACCTCCCTCTGA
- a CDS encoding radical SAM protein has product MGRRAPSYIGLLKRGELTRRAAEAWECHSSCTLCPRQCRVDRLHGEVGFCRSGSLPKVASFGPHFGEEPELVGRHGSGTIFFSSCTMRCQYCQNYEISQCGAGREIPCDDLARVMLALQDDGCHTINLVSPTHFVPPIVAALLTAAGEGLALPLVYNTGGYDCAATIRLLDGIVDIYMPDAKYGDDETARRLSHAPHYTRYMQEAIREMHGQVGDLAVDEEGITVRGLIIRHLVLPDGLAGSREVFRFIAQEVSTESYVNVMAQYRPEWHAAERGRGLPDGLGRGVTRAEYYEALREAEKAGLHRGFPHPPPTGL; this is encoded by the coding sequence ATGGGACGGAGAGCGCCGTCGTATATCGGTCTCCTGAAGAGAGGGGAACTGACCCGGCGTGCCGCGGAGGCGTGGGAATGCCACTCCTCCTGCACCCTCTGCCCGCGGCAGTGCCGTGTGGACCGCCTCCACGGAGAGGTGGGCTTCTGCCGGAGCGGGAGTCTCCCGAAGGTGGCGAGTTTCGGCCCGCACTTCGGTGAGGAACCTGAACTCGTGGGGAGGCACGGGTCAGGGACGATCTTTTTTTCCAGCTGCACAATGCGGTGTCAATACTGTCAGAACTACGAGATCAGCCAGTGCGGCGCCGGGCGGGAGATCCCCTGCGACGACCTTGCCCGGGTCATGCTCGCCCTCCAGGACGACGGGTGCCACACCATCAACCTCGTCTCCCCGACCCACTTCGTCCCCCCGATCGTTGCGGCGCTCCTGACCGCCGCCGGAGAGGGCCTCGCCCTCCCTCTCGTCTACAACACCGGCGGCTACGACTGCGCGGCGACCATCCGCCTCCTCGACGGTATCGTCGATATCTACATGCCCGACGCCAAGTACGGCGACGACGAGACCGCACGCAGACTCTCCCATGCCCCGCACTACACCAGGTACATGCAGGAGGCGATCAGGGAGATGCACGGACAGGTCGGCGACCTCGCCGTCGATGAGGAGGGGATTACCGTCCGCGGCCTGATCATCCGCCACCTCGTCCTCCCCGACGGCCTTGCCGGAAGCCGCGAGGTCTTCCGCTTCATCGCGCAGGAGGTCTCGACGGAGAGTTACGTGAATGTCATGGCCCAGTATCGGCCGGAATGGCACGCCGCAGAGAGAGGACGCGGCCTCCCCGACGGCCTCGGCCGCGGGGTCACGAGGGCCGAGTATTACGAAGCCCTCAGAGAGGCCGAAAAGGCCGGTCTCCACCGGGGGTTCCCCCACCCCCCGCCCACAGGTTTATGA
- a CDS encoding bifunctional metallophosphatase/5'-nucleotidase has product MKVKKTVPLSRGMKVGVLLLAAAVLIGLFVFAAVSLLPQDERKEIAVMTTADLHGHIFPYANATGVTVGGIERIAGAKDAVARDVDGWVLVSAGDDLTGPLYATYGGEPELRSMTLAGYTAACPGNHEFDFGAAHYLNATRHAGFPLLSANLRITDPGLAAAVRPSTIIEVDGVRCGFFGLITPDLAVITSPGPNVTVDPDYVGVAREEVRVLREDGAGIVVALSHMGTACDEDLARQVEGIDLVVGGHDHTYVCESVDGPGGWTTVIVHDGSQGESLGVLRFAFTGDGIEDWQWETVPMDGAVASDPAVREYLAPFRAAMEKQGEEAIGESTVAIDAVKAHLRRGEMPLGDLIADAGLAWFGDADIAVINSGGIRGDRVFPAGPITHGMISEVLPFGNEVVIVRMNGTEVRRVLEMSASALGPDFKGIQESGFLQVGGVSVTIDPDRPAYAAIYEGKEVQEVLCEGSRVGSILVREGDRWVPVEDDREYTVLVNDYLAEGGDGYALFAAIPDERKLRTGITVLETVEAYVRAQTPLTPVTEGRIALADGGSPSPVVVPA; this is encoded by the coding sequence ATGAAGGTGAAAAAAACAGTCCCTCTTTCTCGCGGCATGAAGGTCGGCGTGCTCCTCCTCGCCGCCGCCGTCCTCATCGGCCTCTTCGTCTTCGCGGCGGTATCCCTCCTTCCCCAGGACGAGAGGAAAGAGATCGCCGTCATGACGACGGCAGACCTCCACGGCCACATCTTTCCCTATGCGAACGCAACGGGCGTGACCGTCGGCGGCATCGAGAGGATCGCGGGCGCAAAAGATGCGGTCGCACGGGACGTCGACGGATGGGTCCTCGTCTCGGCCGGCGACGACCTGACAGGCCCCCTGTACGCAACATACGGCGGCGAACCCGAACTGCGGTCCATGACCCTTGCCGGATACACCGCGGCCTGTCCGGGCAACCATGAGTTCGACTTCGGGGCGGCGCACTACCTGAACGCCACCCGCCACGCCGGGTTCCCCCTCCTCTCGGCCAATCTCAGGATCACCGACCCCGGCCTCGCAGCGGCGGTCAGGCCCTCCACTATCATCGAGGTCGACGGCGTACGCTGCGGGTTCTTCGGCCTGATCACCCCGGACCTCGCCGTCATCACCAGTCCCGGCCCCAACGTCACCGTCGACCCCGACTACGTGGGCGTGGCGAGAGAGGAGGTCAGGGTCCTCAGGGAGGACGGCGCCGGGATCGTCGTCGCCCTCTCCCACATGGGCACGGCCTGCGACGAAGACCTTGCCCGGCAGGTCGAAGGGATCGACCTCGTCGTCGGCGGGCACGACCACACCTATGTCTGCGAGAGCGTCGACGGACCGGGCGGGTGGACGACGGTCATCGTCCATGACGGCAGTCAGGGCGAGAGCCTCGGTGTCCTGAGGTTCGCGTTCACCGGCGACGGGATCGAGGACTGGCAGTGGGAGACGGTGCCGATGGACGGCGCCGTCGCGTCCGACCCGGCAGTCAGGGAGTACCTCGCACCCTTCAGGGCGGCGATGGAGAAGCAGGGCGAGGAGGCGATCGGTGAGAGCACGGTGGCAATCGACGCCGTGAAAGCGCACCTGCGCAGAGGGGAGATGCCCCTCGGCGACCTGATCGCCGATGCCGGACTTGCATGGTTCGGGGACGCCGACATCGCCGTCATCAACAGCGGCGGCATCCGGGGCGACCGCGTCTTCCCGGCAGGCCCGATCACCCACGGGATGATCTCCGAGGTCCTCCCCTTCGGGAACGAGGTCGTCATCGTCAGGATGAACGGGACCGAGGTCCGCCGCGTGCTTGAGATGAGCGCCTCAGCCCTCGGCCCCGATTTCAAGGGCATCCAGGAGTCCGGTTTCCTCCAGGTCGGCGGGGTGAGTGTGACCATCGACCCGGACAGGCCGGCATATGCCGCAATCTATGAGGGAAAAGAGGTGCAGGAGGTGCTGTGCGAGGGGTCGAGGGTCGGATCGATCCTTGTCCGTGAGGGCGACAGATGGGTGCCGGTCGAGGACGACAGGGAGTACACCGTCCTGGTCAACGACTACCTTGCAGAGGGAGGGGACGGGTATGCCCTCTTCGCCGCAATCCCCGATGAGAGGAAACTCAGGACAGGGATCACGGTCCTCGAAACCGTCGAGGCATATGTCAGGGCGCAGACGCCCCTCACTCCTGTCACGGAGGGGCGGATCGCCCTCGCCGACGGCGGGTCCCCCTCACCCGTGGTAGTTCCGGCGTGA
- the cutA gene encoding divalent-cation tolerance protein CutA: protein MEGEIVVVLCTAPTRDAERIADLVVRKGLAACVNIMGVGSIYRWEGKIRQEREELMVIKTTGDLLEDLTETIGGAHPYDVPEIIALPVVGGHADYLAWVRKSVGQRD from the coding sequence ATGGAGGGGGAGATCGTCGTCGTCCTCTGCACCGCCCCGACGCGGGACGCCGAGAGGATCGCCGACCTTGTCGTCAGGAAGGGCCTTGCCGCATGCGTGAACATCATGGGGGTCGGTTCCATCTACCGCTGGGAGGGAAAGATCCGGCAGGAGAGGGAGGAGTTGATGGTGATCAAGACGACAGGCGACCTCCTCGAAGACCTGACAGAGACGATCGGGGGGGCCCACCCGTACGATGTCCCGGAGATCATCGCCCTCCCGGTCGTCGGCGGCCATGCCGACTACCTTGCATGGGTGAGAAAGTCGGTCGGGCAGAGAGACTAA
- a CDS encoding GNAT family N-acetyltransferase, whose translation MFERVLFATDFSDDARATAARIPEIPTARDVILVHVREAGRTPRLPLLSGPVSTVGEAETALARERATLLGWGLDATDHLVEAAEGDITGAILDLAGKERPSLIVVGARGRNIISGLFLGSVSAGILRRARTHVLVVHAQKIGGGKLFSRVLCPVDFSKPSLQVVSLLHRLKVPEAVLLHVVTSAESEAEMDARIRDAGDRLAELKDRLESDGIGVQTLLRVGPAADEICDVAAGAGVSLVLLPRLGRTDYITNIPIGSTAADVAKRARVPVCVIVPALDLDIAVRELATHEFPLVDEIWTHYRGQTADPATDRIFGLFIEGTLASVARCRRHPDGFEVDGVFTPPEFRGRGYAKRVVAALVSSCGGEALYMHSTLDLVGFYGAFGFVKIPESGLPTTIRDRYAFAMGEMAGSNVQPMMRPAGGESP comes from the coding sequence ATGTTTGAGAGAGTCCTCTTTGCAACAGACTTTTCCGATGACGCACGTGCGACGGCCGCACGCATCCCCGAGATACCGACGGCGCGGGACGTGATCCTGGTCCATGTCCGCGAAGCGGGGCGCACCCCGCGCCTCCCTCTCCTCTCCGGCCCTGTGTCCACGGTCGGGGAGGCGGAAACGGCGCTCGCACGGGAGAGGGCCACCCTCCTCGGGTGGGGTCTCGACGCCACCGACCACCTGGTCGAGGCCGCGGAGGGGGACATAACCGGCGCGATCCTCGACCTTGCCGGGAAGGAGCGGCCCTCTCTCATCGTCGTGGGTGCACGGGGCCGGAACATCATCAGCGGTTTATTCCTGGGCAGCGTCTCGGCAGGCATCCTGCGGAGGGCGCGGACCCATGTGCTCGTCGTCCACGCCCAAAAAATTGGCGGGGGAAAACTCTTCTCCCGCGTCCTCTGCCCGGTCGACTTCTCGAAGCCCTCCCTGCAGGTCGTCTCCCTGCTCCACCGTCTGAAAGTGCCTGAAGCGGTGCTCCTCCACGTGGTCACGAGCGCCGAGAGCGAAGCGGAGATGGACGCACGGATCAGGGACGCCGGGGATCGCCTCGCCGAACTGAAGGACCGCCTCGAAAGCGATGGTATAGGGGTGCAGACCCTCCTCAGGGTCGGGCCCGCGGCCGACGAGATCTGCGACGTCGCCGCGGGGGCGGGCGTCTCTCTGGTCCTGCTGCCGCGCCTCGGGCGGACTGACTATATCACGAACATTCCCATCGGGAGCACGGCCGCGGACGTCGCGAAAAGGGCGCGGGTGCCGGTCTGCGTCATCGTCCCGGCCCTGGACCTCGATATCGCGGTCAGGGAACTCGCCACCCACGAGTTCCCCCTGGTCGACGAGATCTGGACGCACTACCGCGGGCAGACGGCCGACCCCGCGACCGACCGGATCTTCGGCCTCTTTATCGAGGGCACCCTTGCGTCTGTGGCGCGGTGCCGCCGTCACCCCGACGGCTTCGAGGTCGACGGCGTCTTCACCCCGCCGGAGTTCAGGGGGCGGGGGTATGCGAAGAGAGTGGTCGCGGCGCTCGTCTCCTCCTGCGGTGGGGAGGCCCTGTACATGCACTCGACCCTCGACCTCGTCGGTTTCTACGGCGCCTTTGGCTTTGTAAAGATCCCGGAGAGCGGTCTCCCGACGACGATCAGGGATAGGTACGCCTTTGCCATGGGCGAGATGGCCGGGTCGAACGTGCAGCCGATGATGCGGCCTGCCGGCGGCGAGTCACCGTAA
- a CDS encoding plastocyanin/azurin family copper-binding protein: MHGRYGLPALILVVAALVLFAGCTGGQGGGTPTPIETTLPTITPVINETPTLTTNMTANETVTATPRPPAGPVALTLTAEDFAFDRSTIEVPAGAKVTITFENRDPGVEHNVAFYETSAAEDVIFKGDLVTGPGTATYTFTAPSEPGTYFFRCDPHATRMRGDFVVT, encoded by the coding sequence ATGCATGGCAGATATGGTCTTCCGGCCCTGATCCTCGTTGTCGCCGCCCTCGTCCTCTTCGCCGGGTGTACGGGCGGGCAGGGAGGAGGGACGCCGACTCCGATAGAGACGACCCTCCCGACCATCACCCCCGTCATAAACGAGACGCCGACCCTGACGACGAACATGACGGCAAACGAGACTGTCACCGCCACCCCGCGGCCGCCCGCGGGACCTGTCGCCCTCACCCTGACGGCTGAGGACTTCGCCTTCGACCGCTCCACCATCGAAGTCCCGGCAGGAGCGAAAGTCACCATCACCTTCGAGAACAGGGACCCCGGTGTCGAGCACAACGTCGCCTTCTACGAGACGAGCGCGGCCGAGGACGTGATCTTCAAAGGCGACCTTGTGACAGGGCCGGGCACGGCGACGTACACCTTCACCGCGCCGTCTGAACCGGGAACGTACTTCTTCAGGTGCGACCCCCACGCCACGAGGATGCGGGGCGACTTCGTCGTCACATAA
- a CDS encoding proline dehydrogenase family protein: MAGPDRRWFLPDLDAAVLWCDERNRQGIGCSISPLGEYVQDRDAAREAASECRAAVRAVEAHALDASVAVKLSALGAVFDRDGCMAHLGRIMDEAKRRGVRVEIDMEGRNLVDFTLAAAGRMAGEGHRVTLAVQAYLRRAADDLGAIEEAGIRPRLVKGAYLGDTRNFELIQQQFRALAASLLSSRTSFSVGTHDPDLVEWLTAHAESRDLVEFGFLMGLADQTKTAMAADGWKVSEYVPYGRRGSIYEARRLQYLDRLRDLGRSPLP; encoded by the coding sequence ATGGCAGGTCCTGACAGGCGCTGGTTTCTTCCCGACCTCGACGCGGCGGTGCTCTGGTGCGACGAGAGGAATCGCCAGGGCATCGGCTGCAGCATCAGCCCCCTCGGCGAGTACGTGCAGGACCGTGACGCCGCGCGGGAGGCCGCATCAGAGTGCCGTGCCGCCGTCAGGGCCGTCGAGGCGCACGCGCTCGACGCCTCGGTCGCGGTGAAACTCTCCGCTCTTGGTGCGGTCTTCGATAGGGACGGGTGCATGGCGCACCTCGGACGCATCATGGACGAGGCGAAGAGGCGAGGGGTCAGGGTGGAGATCGACATGGAGGGGCGAAACCTTGTCGACTTCACCCTTGCAGCGGCAGGACGTATGGCCGGGGAAGGGCACCGGGTGACGCTGGCCGTCCAGGCCTATCTCCGGAGGGCCGCCGACGACCTCGGTGCGATAGAGGAGGCCGGGATCAGGCCACGGCTCGTCAAGGGGGCATACCTCGGCGACACTCGCAACTTCGAGTTGATCCAGCAGCAGTTCCGGGCCCTGGCCGCCTCCCTCCTCTCGTCTCGCACTTCCTTCTCGGTGGGAACCCATGACCCCGACCTCGTGGAATGGCTGACCGCACATGCGGAGAGTCGCGACCTGGTGGAGTTCGGCTTTCTGATGGGCCTTGCCGACCAGACCAAGACGGCGATGGCCGCGGACGGCTGGAAGGTCTCCGAATACGTGCCGTACGGCCGGAGGGGATCGATATATGAGGCGCGGCGGCTGCAGTACCTCGACCGTCTCCGCGACCTCGGCCGGTCGCCCCTCCCCTGA